The Streptomyces sp. NBC_00162 genome window below encodes:
- a CDS encoding GNAT family N-acetyltransferase, with the protein MTTTFPDVTISTDRLVLRPFEEEDVTALTEMMNDESVTAWTSVPHPYTRADAYGWATRLSHTERTEGRGIVFAVTEFLTQRLVGIVHLQNTNWRTRATEVGYVTAPWARGEGYASESVLAVTQWLFRDQGFERLELRTAADNTASQQVAQKIGCISEGVLRNAWIVRTQSADGSWGDTRTDVIVWSLVPEDLDDADGYGEYDGYDTYSVDCADSAVSAHRADGADRELTR; encoded by the coding sequence ATGACTACCACCTTCCCGGACGTCACCATCAGCACGGACCGGCTGGTGCTGCGCCCCTTCGAGGAAGAGGACGTCACCGCACTCACCGAGATGATGAACGACGAGAGCGTCACCGCCTGGACCTCGGTACCGCACCCCTACACCCGGGCCGACGCGTACGGCTGGGCCACCCGCCTCTCGCACACCGAGCGCACCGAGGGCCGCGGCATCGTCTTCGCCGTCACCGAGTTCCTCACCCAGCGCCTCGTCGGCATCGTCCACCTCCAGAACACCAACTGGCGCACCCGCGCCACCGAGGTCGGCTACGTGACCGCCCCCTGGGCCCGCGGCGAGGGCTACGCCAGCGAGTCCGTACTCGCCGTCACCCAATGGCTCTTCCGCGACCAGGGCTTCGAACGCCTCGAACTGCGCACGGCCGCCGACAACACCGCCTCCCAGCAGGTGGCCCAGAAGATCGGCTGCATCAGCGAAGGGGTCCTGCGCAACGCCTGGATAGTGCGCACGCAGTCGGCCGACGGCAGCTGGGGCGACACCCGCACCGACGTCATCGTCTGGAGCCTCGTGCCCGAGGACCTCGACGACGCGGACGGCTACGGCGAGTACGACGGCTACGACACCTACTCCGTCGACTGCGCTGACAGCGCTGTGAGCGCTCACAGAGCCGACGGCGCCGACCGGGAACTGACCCGATGA
- the cobT gene encoding nicotinate-nucleotide--dimethylbenzimidazole phosphoribosyltransferase, whose amino-acid sequence MTDTGQVPGEGHPDNAGMVDQQGIPAPVQLPPPLPAGYAFQDLVDDPAGPEDEELLLMPSGQGAWSDPQVVPPAPAFPVEQPPHAELPNYADAPYGAEPAYPQPPVYNEPAAYPEFPSYGAGAHETGGRDSGALDLGGLVVPPPAAPAAVAPAAPVRRPLHMGPPVPDATGGVVRSLADRGPAAAPAPVPVHQPGPATGPEYLDFQAAAPAPQLSEIPPQAGAPWTPEPMPAPVAAEAPAAPEPEPQPEPQPEPVVVPEPEPVVAVAPEPEPAPAVEPEPVPAPVVVEAVAPEPEPQPQPEPEAAPVETAVQPTEPEPAPVPEPVVVPEPEPVPVAVLAEPVAVPVPVVAEPVVVAVPEPVAVEPEPVPALPEPEPLAAEAEVAVQPQSEPAPVAAVPAEPAAGDPAPAYEDAEREAVLRVMRERRDIRKGFRTDPIPHEVLLRVLEAAHTAPSVGHSQPWDFVVIRSAETRRTMHELAQRQREAYANSLPKARAKQFKELKIEAILDTPVNIVVTADPTRGGRHTLGRHTQPQMAPYSSALAVENLWLAARAEGLGVGWVSFFDEREMVRELGLPEHLEVVAYLCVGYVDEFPEEPELAQAGWSQRRPLSWVVHEETYGRRALPGEEPHDLLSETVASIRPLDAKALGEAWERQKRMTKPAGALGMLEIISAQLSGLSRVCPPPIPEPAAVAIFAGDHGVHAQGVTPWPQEVTTQMVANFLGGGAVCNAFANQVGAEVCVIDVGVAGDLPATPGLLPRKVRPGTADLSVGPAMTREEAIAAIEVGIETARDLVAAGNKALLTGEMGIANTTVSAALISVFTGVDPAEVTGRGTGINDETHARKVDVVRRALELHQPDPADPIGVLAAIGGLEHAAIVGLLLGGASLRTPVILDGVSAGAAALVARAIAPESLSACIAGHRSAEPGHVAALNKLGLRPLVDLDLRLGEGTGALLALPLVQSAARAMHEVATFDSAGVTEK is encoded by the coding sequence ATGACTGACACCGGCCAGGTCCCGGGCGAGGGTCACCCGGACAACGCGGGCATGGTGGATCAGCAGGGCATCCCCGCTCCGGTCCAGCTCCCGCCACCGCTTCCGGCCGGCTACGCCTTCCAGGACCTCGTGGACGACCCGGCCGGGCCGGAGGACGAGGAACTGCTGCTGATGCCGAGCGGCCAGGGCGCGTGGAGCGACCCGCAGGTCGTCCCGCCGGCCCCCGCCTTCCCCGTCGAGCAGCCCCCGCATGCCGAGCTTCCGAACTACGCGGACGCGCCGTACGGGGCCGAGCCGGCGTACCCGCAGCCCCCGGTCTACAACGAGCCGGCCGCGTATCCCGAATTCCCGTCCTACGGCGCCGGCGCCCACGAGACCGGCGGCCGTGACTCCGGTGCGCTCGACCTCGGCGGGCTCGTCGTCCCCCCGCCCGCGGCCCCGGCCGCCGTCGCCCCGGCCGCTCCGGTCCGGCGTCCGCTGCACATGGGTCCGCCCGTGCCCGATGCCACCGGCGGAGTCGTACGGTCCCTCGCGGACCGGGGACCGGCCGCGGCGCCGGCCCCGGTGCCGGTGCACCAGCCCGGGCCGGCCACGGGTCCCGAGTACCTGGACTTCCAGGCCGCGGCCCCCGCGCCGCAGCTGAGTGAGATCCCGCCACAGGCCGGCGCCCCGTGGACCCCGGAGCCGATGCCGGCGCCGGTGGCAGCCGAGGCCCCCGCGGCCCCCGAGCCCGAGCCGCAGCCCGAACCCCAGCCCGAGCCGGTCGTCGTACCGGAGCCGGAGCCGGTCGTGGCGGTCGCCCCGGAGCCGGAGCCCGCGCCCGCGGTCGAACCGGAGCCCGTACCGGCCCCCGTGGTGGTCGAGGCCGTCGCTCCGGAGCCGGAGCCGCAGCCGCAGCCCGAGCCGGAGGCCGCCCCCGTGGAAACGGCGGTTCAGCCCACCGAGCCCGAGCCCGCGCCCGTACCCGAGCCGGTCGTCGTGCCGGAGCCGGAGCCGGTACCCGTAGCGGTACTGGCCGAGCCGGTGGCCGTACCCGTCCCCGTCGTCGCCGAGCCGGTCGTAGTGGCCGTGCCCGAGCCCGTCGCGGTGGAGCCCGAGCCCGTACCGGCCCTGCCCGAGCCCGAGCCGCTGGCCGCCGAGGCCGAGGTGGCGGTCCAGCCGCAGTCCGAGCCCGCGCCCGTGGCCGCCGTACCGGCCGAGCCCGCGGCAGGCGACCCGGCTCCCGCCTACGAAGACGCCGAGCGCGAGGCCGTCCTGCGCGTCATGCGCGAGCGCCGCGACATCCGCAAGGGCTTCCGCACCGACCCCATCCCGCACGAGGTGCTGCTCCGCGTCCTGGAGGCGGCCCACACCGCGCCCAGCGTCGGCCACTCCCAGCCCTGGGACTTCGTCGTCATCCGCTCCGCCGAGACCCGCCGGACGATGCACGAGCTCGCCCAGCGCCAGCGCGAGGCCTACGCGAACTCCCTGCCCAAGGCCCGGGCGAAGCAGTTCAAGGAACTCAAGATCGAGGCCATCCTCGACACCCCGGTGAACATCGTCGTCACCGCCGACCCCACCCGCGGCGGCCGCCACACCCTCGGCCGGCACACCCAGCCGCAGATGGCCCCCTACTCCTCGGCCCTCGCCGTCGAGAACCTCTGGCTCGCCGCGCGCGCCGAAGGCCTCGGCGTCGGCTGGGTGAGCTTCTTCGACGAGCGCGAGATGGTCCGTGAGCTCGGCCTGCCGGAGCACCTCGAGGTCGTCGCGTACCTGTGCGTCGGCTACGTCGACGAGTTCCCGGAGGAGCCCGAGCTGGCCCAGGCCGGCTGGTCCCAGCGTCGGCCGCTCTCCTGGGTCGTCCACGAGGAGACGTACGGGCGCCGCGCGCTGCCCGGCGAGGAGCCGCACGACCTGCTCTCGGAGACCGTCGCAAGCATCCGCCCGCTCGACGCGAAGGCGCTCGGCGAGGCGTGGGAGCGGCAGAAGCGCATGACCAAGCCCGCCGGGGCGCTGGGCATGCTCGAAATCATCTCGGCCCAGCTCAGCGGCCTCTCCCGGGTCTGCCCGCCGCCGATCCCGGAGCCCGCCGCCGTCGCGATCTTCGCCGGTGACCACGGCGTGCACGCCCAGGGCGTCACCCCGTGGCCGCAGGAGGTCACCACCCAGATGGTGGCCAACTTCCTGGGCGGCGGGGCGGTCTGCAACGCCTTCGCCAACCAGGTCGGCGCCGAGGTCTGCGTGATCGACGTCGGTGTCGCGGGCGACCTGCCCGCCACCCCCGGTCTGCTTCCCCGGAAGGTCCGTCCGGGCACGGCCGACCTCTCCGTCGGCCCGGCGATGACCCGCGAGGAAGCGATCGCGGCCATCGAGGTCGGCATCGAGACCGCTCGAGACCTGGTCGCGGCGGGCAACAAGGCCCTGCTCACCGGTGAGATGGGCATCGCGAACACCACGGTGTCCGCCGCGCTGATCTCGGTCTTCACCGGGGTCGACCCGGCCGAGGTGACCGGCCGCGGCACCGGCATCAACGACGAGACCCACGCCCGCAAGGTCGACGTCGTACGCCGCGCCCTGGAACTCCACCAGCCGGACCCGGCGGACCCGATCGGCGTCCTGGCGGCCATCGGCGGCCTGGAGCACGCTGCGATCGTCGGCCTCCTCCTCGGCGGAGCCTCCCTGCGTACGCCGGTCATCCTGGACGGTGTCAGCGCGGGCGCGGCCGCCCTGGTGGCCCGGGCCATCGCCCCCGAGTCGCTGTCGGCCTGCATCGCGGGCCACCGCAGCGCGGAGCCGGGCCACGTGGCGGCCCTGAACAAGCTTGGCCTGCGCCCCCTGGTCGACCTCGACCTCCGCCTCGGTGAGGGCACGGGCGCCCTGCTGGCCCTCCCCCTGGTCCAGAGCGCGGCCCGCGCGATGCACGAGGTCGCCACCTTCGACTCGGCCGGAGTCACCGAGAAGTAA
- a CDS encoding TrmH family RNA methyltransferase, with translation MADLITVEDPDDPRLRDYTGLTDVELRRRREPAEGLFIAEGEKVIRRAKDAGYEMRSMLLSAKWVDVMRDVIDELPAPVYAVSPELAERVTGYHVHRGALASMQRKPLPTAEELLTTTRRVVIMEAVNDHTNIGAIFRSAAALGMDAVLLSPDCADPLYRRSVKVSMGAVFSVPYARLDAWPKSLDSVREAGFKLLALTPHQKASPIDVAAPQSLERVALMLGAEGDGLSTQALVAADEWVRIPMAHGVDSLNVGAAAAVAFYAVAQGRESA, from the coding sequence GTGGCTGATCTCATCACCGTCGAGGATCCCGACGACCCGCGCCTGCGCGACTACACGGGCCTGACCGACGTCGAACTCCGGCGCAGGCGCGAGCCCGCGGAAGGCCTTTTCATCGCCGAGGGCGAGAAGGTCATCAGACGGGCCAAGGACGCCGGGTACGAGATGCGCTCGATGCTGCTCTCCGCCAAGTGGGTCGACGTCATGCGCGACGTCATCGACGAACTCCCCGCCCCGGTCTACGCCGTCAGCCCGGAGCTCGCCGAACGCGTCACCGGCTACCACGTGCACCGCGGCGCCCTCGCCTCCATGCAGCGCAAGCCGCTGCCGACGGCCGAGGAACTCCTCACCACCACCCGCCGCGTCGTCATCATGGAAGCGGTCAACGACCACACCAACATCGGGGCCATCTTCCGCAGCGCCGCCGCCCTCGGCATGGACGCGGTACTGCTGTCGCCCGACTGCGCGGACCCGCTCTACCGCCGCTCGGTGAAGGTCTCCATGGGTGCGGTGTTCTCCGTCCCCTACGCCCGCCTGGACGCCTGGCCCAAGAGCCTGGACTCGGTCCGGGAGGCCGGCTTCAAACTGCTGGCCCTCACCCCGCACCAGAAGGCCTCGCCGATCGACGTGGCCGCACCGCAGTCCCTGGAGCGGGTCGCGCTGATGCTCGGCGCCGAAGGCGACGGCCTGTCCACGCAGGCGCTGGTCGCCGCCGACGAGTGGGTGCGCATCCCCATGGCACACGGCGTGGACTCGCTGAACGTGGGCGCCGCCGCCGCGGTGGCCTTCTACGCCGTGGCCCAGGGCCGCGAGAGCGCGTAG
- the cobA gene encoding uroporphyrinogen-III C-methyltransferase translates to MAEHPAYPVGLRLAGRRVVVIGGGQVAQRRLPALIAAGAEIVLVSPSATPSVDAMAETGEIRWERRRYEDGDLAGAWYALIATRDREANDRASAEAERERLWCVRADDAEAATAWTPATGRVEGVTVAVLSGNDPRRSAAVRDAVVEGLRDGTLTAARPHTPGVWLVGGGPGDPDLITVRGRRLLAEADVVIADRLGPRDLLDELPPHVEVIDAAKIPYGRYMAQEAINNALIEHAKAGKAVVRLKGGDPYVFGRGMEELQALAEAGIPCTVVPGISSSISVPGAVGIPVTHRGVAHEFTVVSGHVGPDDPRSLVDWASLAKLTGTLVILMGVDKIGSIAEALVRHGKSAETPVAVIQEGTTAAQRRVDATLATVGETVRVQEVRPPAVIVIGEVVTVNAPSPTTSA, encoded by the coding sequence ATGGCTGAACACCCCGCGTACCCCGTCGGTCTCAGACTGGCCGGCCGCCGTGTCGTCGTCATCGGCGGCGGACAGGTCGCCCAGCGCCGCCTCCCCGCGCTGATCGCGGCCGGCGCCGAGATCGTCCTCGTCTCGCCCTCCGCCACCCCCTCCGTGGACGCCATGGCCGAGACCGGGGAGATCCGCTGGGAGCGCCGCCGCTACGAGGACGGCGACCTCGCCGGCGCCTGGTACGCGCTCATCGCAACCCGGGACCGCGAGGCCAACGACCGCGCCTCCGCCGAGGCCGAGCGCGAGCGGCTGTGGTGCGTCCGCGCCGACGACGCCGAGGCCGCCACCGCCTGGACCCCGGCCACCGGCCGCGTGGAGGGCGTCACCGTCGCCGTACTGAGCGGCAACGACCCCCGCCGCTCCGCCGCCGTCCGTGACGCCGTCGTCGAGGGGCTGCGCGACGGCACCCTCACGGCCGCCCGCCCGCACACCCCCGGCGTCTGGCTCGTCGGGGGCGGCCCCGGCGACCCCGACCTCATCACCGTGCGCGGCCGCCGCCTCCTCGCCGAGGCCGACGTCGTGATCGCCGACCGGCTCGGCCCCCGCGACCTGCTCGACGAGCTCCCCCCGCACGTCGAGGTCATCGACGCCGCGAAGATCCCGTACGGCCGGTACATGGCCCAGGAGGCCATCAACAACGCCCTGATCGAGCACGCCAAGGCCGGCAAGGCCGTGGTCCGGCTCAAGGGCGGGGACCCGTACGTCTTCGGCCGCGGCATGGAGGAGCTCCAGGCCCTCGCCGAGGCCGGCATCCCCTGCACCGTCGTCCCCGGCATCTCCAGCTCCATCTCGGTGCCCGGCGCCGTCGGCATCCCGGTCACCCACCGGGGCGTGGCCCACGAGTTCACCGTGGTCAGCGGCCACGTCGGTCCCGACGACCCGCGCTCCCTCGTGGACTGGGCCTCCCTCGCCAAGCTCACCGGCACCCTCGTCATCCTGATGGGCGTCGACAAGATCGGCTCGATCGCCGAGGCCCTCGTACGGCACGGGAAGTCCGCCGAGACCCCGGTCGCCGTGATCCAGGAGGGCACCACCGCCGCCCAGCGCCGGGTGGACGCCACCCTCGCCACGGTCGGCGAGACGGTCCGGGTCCAGGAGGTCCGCCCGCCCGCGGTCATCGTCATCGGCGAGGTCGTCACGGTCAACGCGCCTTCCCCCACCACCAGCGCCTGA
- the cbiE gene encoding precorrin-6y C5,15-methyltransferase (decarboxylating) subunit CbiE, giving the protein MADRVTVIGWDGSPLTAAARSALSAATLVAGAAHHLALPEVPATAERIRLGSLGLAARRIAGHRGSAVVFADGDPGFFGVVRTLRAPEHGLEVEVVPAVSSVAAAFARAGMPWDDAQVVVAHPRTLRRAVNVIRAHGKVAVLTSPGAGPAELALLLEGVHRTFVICEELGTDREQVSVLTSDKAADHTWRDPNVVIVIGGGGTGQTLAAEPGWLLGQSPERNRSADRGWARPQADTGEGESAQLRAAQLARLGPRTGDLVWDIGAGSGGVAVDAAALGAAVIAVDADPQACERVTAAARKRGVQLQVVAGRAPHVLENLPEPDVVRVGGGGAAVVAAVADRRPERIVSHASTRDEAEAIGRALTEHGYAVECALLQSVGLDTRTWAEQERSVVFLLAAERPVAR; this is encoded by the coding sequence ATGGCCGACCGGGTCACGGTGATCGGCTGGGACGGCTCGCCCCTGACCGCGGCCGCCCGGTCCGCGCTCTCCGCCGCAACCCTGGTGGCGGGCGCCGCCCACCATCTCGCGCTCCCCGAGGTCCCGGCCACCGCCGAACGGATCCGCCTCGGCAGCCTCGGCCTCGCCGCCCGCCGCATCGCCGGCCACCGCGGCAGCGCCGTCGTCTTCGCCGACGGCGACCCCGGCTTCTTCGGCGTCGTACGCACCCTGCGCGCCCCGGAGCACGGCCTGGAGGTCGAGGTCGTCCCGGCCGTCTCCTCCGTCGCCGCCGCCTTCGCCCGCGCCGGGATGCCCTGGGACGACGCCCAGGTCGTCGTCGCCCACCCCCGCACCCTGCGCCGCGCCGTCAACGTCATCCGCGCCCACGGCAAGGTCGCCGTCCTCACCTCGCCCGGCGCCGGCCCCGCCGAACTCGCGCTGCTCCTCGAGGGAGTCCACCGCACCTTCGTCATCTGCGAGGAGCTCGGCACCGACAGGGAACAGGTGAGCGTCCTCACCTCCGACAAGGCCGCCGACCACACCTGGCGCGACCCGAACGTCGTCATCGTCATCGGCGGCGGGGGCACCGGACAGACCCTGGCCGCCGAACCGGGCTGGCTGCTCGGCCAGAGCCCGGAGCGGAACCGGTCCGCCGACCGCGGCTGGGCCCGGCCCCAGGCCGACACCGGAGAAGGGGAGTCCGCGCAGCTGCGTGCCGCACAGCTCGCCCGGCTCGGCCCCCGCACCGGCGACCTCGTCTGGGACATCGGAGCGGGCTCCGGCGGCGTCGCCGTGGACGCCGCCGCACTCGGCGCCGCCGTCATCGCCGTCGACGCCGACCCGCAGGCCTGCGAACGCGTAACTGCCGCCGCCCGCAAGCGAGGAGTACAGCTCCAGGTCGTCGCCGGGCGCGCACCCCACGTACTGGAGAACCTCCCCGAACCCGACGTCGTACGCGTCGGCGGCGGGGGAGCCGCGGTCGTCGCGGCCGTCGCCGACCGCCGCCCCGAACGGATCGTCAGCCACGCCTCCACCCGCGACGAGGCGGAGGCCATCGGCCGCGCACTCACCGAACACGGGTACGCCGTGGAGTGCGCGCTGCTCCAGTCCGTGGGCCTGGACACCCGCACCTGGGCCGAACAGGAGCGTTCCGTCGTCTTCCTGCTGGCCGCCGAACGCCCCGTGGCCCGCTGA
- a CDS encoding serine/threonine-protein kinase — protein MAMMRLRREDPRVVGSFRLHRRLGAGGMGVVYLGSDRRGQRVALKVIRPDLAEDQEFRSRFAREVSAARRIRGGCTARLVAADLEAERPWFATQYVPGPSLHDKVAEEGPLTAAQIAAIGAALSEGLVAVHEAGVVHRDLKPSNILLSPKGPRIIDFGIAWATGASTLTHVGTAVGSPGFLAPEQVRGAAVTPATDVFALGATLAYAATADSPFGHGSSEVMLYRVVHEEPHLVGVPDALAPLVQACLAKDPEERPSTLQLSMRLKEIAAREAQGLSDGRPPAQRARVERPTGRLTEDYADQRTERRTGGSTTPRAQGGPQSGPHSRPSSSRNPRTPGGPSSRPTAGRTGGRPGPRTTGTGRRPSRPDPKLMRQRLIVFVVVTLIVALGIAAAQKL, from the coding sequence ATGGCGATGATGCGGCTCCGGCGCGAGGACCCGCGTGTCGTCGGCTCGTTCAGACTGCACCGGCGGCTCGGCGCCGGCGGCATGGGCGTGGTCTACCTGGGATCGGACCGGCGCGGGCAGCGCGTCGCGCTCAAGGTCATCCGGCCTGATCTGGCCGAGGACCAGGAGTTCCGCTCCCGGTTCGCCCGCGAGGTGTCCGCCGCCCGCCGCATCCGGGGCGGGTGCACCGCACGCCTGGTGGCGGCGGATCTGGAGGCCGAGCGGCCCTGGTTCGCCACCCAGTACGTACCCGGGCCCTCCCTGCACGACAAGGTGGCCGAGGAAGGCCCCCTGACCGCCGCGCAGATCGCCGCCATCGGCGCCGCGCTCTCCGAGGGCCTGGTCGCCGTGCACGAGGCGGGGGTCGTCCACCGGGACCTCAAGCCTTCGAACATTCTTCTGTCCCCCAAGGGACCGCGGATCATCGACTTCGGTATCGCCTGGGCCACCGGGGCGAGCACGCTCACCCACGTGGGAACGGCCGTCGGCTCCCCCGGCTTCCTCGCGCCCGAACAGGTGCGCGGCGCCGCCGTCACCCCCGCCACGGACGTCTTCGCCCTCGGCGCCACGCTCGCCTACGCGGCGACGGCGGACTCGCCCTTCGGGCACGGCAGTTCCGAGGTCATGCTGTACCGGGTGGTGCACGAGGAGCCCCACCTCGTCGGGGTCCCGGACGCGCTCGCGCCCCTCGTACAGGCCTGCCTGGCCAAGGATCCCGAGGAGCGGCCCAGCACGCTCCAGCTGTCGATGCGGCTCAAGGAGATCGCGGCCCGCGAGGCGCAGGGCCTTTCCGACGGCCGCCCGCCGGCGCAGCGCGCCCGCGTCGAGCGGCCGACCGGGCGGCTCACGGAGGATTACGCCGACCAGCGCACGGAGCGCCGTACCGGCGGCTCCACCACGCCCCGGGCCCAGGGCGGGCCGCAGAGCGGACCGCACTCGCGGCCCTCGTCCTCCCGCAATCCGCGCACCCCGGGCGGCCCGTCCTCCCGGCCGACGGCGGGGCGTACGGGCGGCCGCCCGGGCCCCCGTACGACGGGGACGGGCCGGCGGCCTTCGCGGCCGGACCCCAAGCTGATGCGGCAGCGGCTGATCGTGTTCGTCGTGGTGACGCTGATCGTGGCCCTGGGCATCGCCGCCGCCCAGAAGCTCTGA